A stretch of Anoplolepis gracilipes chromosome 12, ASM4749672v1, whole genome shotgun sequence DNA encodes these proteins:
- the Oga gene encoding protein O-GlcNAcase isoform X2 produces MTETNGAANLNTKNGNFICGVVEGFYGRPWTTEQRKDLFQKLKKWGMDSYLYAPKDDYKHRAYWRDLYTVEEAEHLTGLITAAREYGITFYYALSPGLDITYSSSKEVTALKRKLEQVSQFGCTAFALLFDDIEPEMSEADKEVFQSFAQAQVSVTNDIFQHLGQPRFLLCPTQYCATRAMPNVASSEYLNTLGSKLAQEIDIMWTGPKVISRLLTIESIQEITEVLRRPPVIWDNLHANDYDQKRVFLGPYSGRSPDLIPKLRGVLTNPNCEYGANFIAIHTLAQWSRCNVDGKRDLSLNDTVSADIKLETETEDGVLGEDVPSTLSPNMYHPRQALKNAISEWLLEFNKKKAAWGVIVKPQPCVAPTIPIPIIPSVNTCMSLTSTTTTTVPVTTTSGTNSNHLQALAEVCSSVTCSDSFAQPSSGPVMNSLVSDIKVVSEPILTTLSTMSGDPPSSTGLSSIEPMDCNTTPSNSPAHIPKIPAEDDAMTCSEASGSMQVEVDGTSPTVNGTQMIIENDSENHESSDNTDVIPQEPVDVDKQLTQEDLSLLCDLFYLPFEHGGQGIQLLQEFNWLKSNAYVVMKKSKDEEPSSESDIQEWHLRAAKLNDMCNAVNRLFQRLTYCNNRELLYDLYAYVWDMRGVVSLLNSYVKWLAFGRFPSTMTTFTQGSYTWFSNGWKETFMSGDQEPWVFRGGLTADLQRLIPVDSGNDLFVYKAPEVPNSKIYAIRPYLPSDEEAVYAVCNQINNCTTSSAVADRLIGGYLTLSSELCMVVEDENGIVGYAMAALNVKSYNQKMAVSWIPELRMKYSLDNSISELPQNVQDAIQYFHSFVPDVAEQLCRQHPSRLICAVLPSVTDQSICKRLITCILAALRANGSFGVHTTLSSTDKESHEFYGKLGFVDLNPAHEEYPGIKTMCRSF; encoded by the exons ATGACCGAGACAAATGGGGCCGCGAATCTAAATACGAAGAATGGCAATTTCATTTGCGGTGTAGTGGAAG GTTTTTATGGTCGCCCATGGACTACCGAGCAACGAAAGGATCTCTTTCAAAA atTGAAAAAATGGGGAATGGATTCTTACCTGTACGCACCAAAAGACGATTACAAACATCGTGCTTATTGGAGAGATTTGTACACAGTTGAGGAAGCAGAGCATTTGACTGGTCTGATCACAGCTGCTAGAGAATATGGGATAACCTTTTATTACGCATTATCTCCAGGATTAGATATCACATATTCTAGTTCAAAGGAAGTCACTGCCTTGAAAAGAAAGCTAGAACAAGTCAGTCAGTTTGGTTGTACAGCATTTGCATTGTTATTTGATGATATAGAGCCAGAAATGAGTGAAGCTGACAAAGAAGTGTTTCAGTCGTTTGCACAAGCTCAA GTTTCTGTcacaaatgatatttttcaacatcttGGTCAGCCTCGTTTCCTTTTGTGCCCTACGCAATATTGCGCGACCCGTGCAATGCCAAATGTCGCATCTTCAGAATATCTCAACACTCTTGGAAGTAAATTAGCTCAGGAAATCGATATAATGTGGACTGGACCTAAAGTCATATCAAGACTTTTAACTATAGAATCTATCCAAGAAATCACAGAAGTGCTCAGGAGGCCACCTGTTATTTGGGATAATTTACATGCTAATGATTACGATCAGAAAAGAGTGTTTCTCGGACCATATTCTGGTCGTTCTCCTGATCTTATACCTAAACTTAGAGGAGTTTTAACTAATCCTAATTGCGAATACGGAGCAAACTTCATAGCAATTCATACATTGGCTCAGTGGAGCAGATGTAATGTGGATGGGAAGAGAGATCTAAGTTTAa aTGATACTGTATCGGcagatattaaattagaaactgAAACAGAGGATGGTGTTCTCGGTGAAGATGTTCCATCGACATTATCGCCAAATATGTATCATCCTCGACAGGCTCTGAAAAATGCAATAAGTGAATGGTTATTGGAATTCAACAAAAAGAAGGCAGCTTGGGGTGTAATAGTCAAACCGCAACCATGTGTCGCACCTACAATACCTATTCCAATAATACCCTCTGTCAACACCTGTATGAGTCTTACATCGACGACAACAACCACAGTTCCTGTCACAACTACGTCTGGGACAAATTCTAATCATCTTCAAGCATTGGCGGAAGTTTGCTCAAGTGTAACGTGTAGCGATAGCTTTGCACAACCTTCATCTGGACCTGTGATGAATTCTTTAGTATCAGACATAAAGGTAGTCAGCGAACCCATTTTGACTACATTATCCACTATGAGTGGTGATCCACCGTCGTCAACAGGATTATCTTCTATAGAACCTATGGATTGTAATACAACTCCAAGTAATTCGCCAGCGCATATTCCAAAAATTCCAGCAGAGGATGATGCTATG ACATGCAGTGAAGCTTCCGGAAGTATGCAAGTGGAAGTAGATGGTACCTCTCCCACGGTCAACGGTACACAAATGATAATAGAAAATGATAGCGAAAATCACGAAAGTTCCGATAATACAGATGTGATACCTCAAGAACCCGTGGATGTTGATAAGCAACTCACGCAGGAAGACTTATCACTCTTGTGcgatctattttatttaccaTTTGAACACGGCGGTCAAGGAATTCAATTGTTACAAGAATTTAATTGGTTGAAAAGTAATGCGTATGTTGTTATGAAAAAATCTAAAGACGAAGAACCATCGTCTGAATCAGAT ATTCAAGAATGGCATCTTCGTGCAGCTAAATTAAACGACATGTGTAATGCAGTAAATAGATTATTCCAAAGGCTCACATACTGTAATAATCGTGAGTTGTTGTACGATCTCTATGCGTACGTATGGGATATGAGGGGAGTTGTGTCTCTCTTAAATAGTTACGTAAAATGGCTGG CGTTTGGCAGATTCCCATCAACAATGACGACGTTTACCCAGGGCAGCTACACAT GGTTTTCGAATGGTTGGAAAGAAACATTTATGAGTGGAGATCAAGAACCATGGGTTTTTCGCGGTGGACTTACAGCTGATTTACAA AGATTAATCCCAGTGGACAGTGGAAACGACTTATTCGTCTATAAAGCACCAGAAGTGCccaatagtaaaatatatgcaattcgGCCATATTTACCTAGCGATGAAGAAGCAGTCTATGCAGTTtgcaatcaaattaataactgTACGACTTCATCAGCTGTTGCAGACag aCTTATTGGAGGATATCTAACTTTGAGTTCAGAGTTATGTATGGTTGTTGAGGATGAAAATGGCATAGTGGGTTATGCAATGGCTGCTCTGAATGTAAAATCATACAATCAGAAAATGGCAGTTTCTTGGATCCCCGAATTGCGAATGAAGTATTCCTTAGATAATAGCATTAGTGAGTTGCCACAAAACGTTCAG GACGCCATACAATATTTCCATTCATTTGTTCCGGATGTAGCAGAACAACTGTGCAGACAACATCCGTCGAGACTTATATGTGCTGTGTTACCAAGTGTAACAGATCAGTCTATTTGTAAACGTTTAATAACCTGTATTCTTGCGGCTTTAAGGGCAAATG GTTCCTTTGGAGTACATACGACACTGTCGTCAACAGATAAAGAATCCCACGAATTTTATGGCAAACTTGGTTTCGTTGATTTGAATCCGGCACATGAGGAATATCCTGGAATTAAGACTATGTGTAGAAGTTTCTAA
- the Oga gene encoding protein O-GlcNAcase isoform X3 — translation MTETNGAANLNTKNGNFICGVVEGFYGRPWTTEQRKDLFQKLKKWGMDSYLYAPKDDYKHRAYWRDLYTVEEAEHLTGLITAAREYGITFYYALSPGLDITYSSSKEVTALKRKLEQVSQFGCTAFALLFDDIEPEMSEADKEVFQSFAQAQVSVTNDIFQHLGQPRFLLCPTQYCATRAMPNVASSEYLNTLGSKLAQEIDIMWTGPKVISRLLTIESIQEITEVLRRPPVIWDNLHANDYDQKRVFLGPYSGRSPDLIPKLRGVLTNPNCEYGANFIAIHTLAQWSRCNVDGKRDLSLNDTVSADIKLETETEDGVLGEDVPSTLSPNMYHPRQALKNAISEWLLEFNKKKAAWGVIVKPQPCVAPTIPIPIIPSVNTCMSLTSTTTTTVPVTTTSGTNSNHLQALAEVCSSVTCSDSFAQPSSGPVMNSLVSDIKVVSEPILTTLSTMSGDPPSSTGLSSIEPMDCNTTPSNSPAHIPKIPAEDDAMVDNTSTCSEASGSMQVEVDGTSPTVNGTQMIIENDSENHESSDNTDVIPQEPVDVDKQLTQEDLSLLCDLFYLPFEHGGQGIQLLQEFNWLKSNAYVVMKKSKDEEPSSESDIQEWHLRAAKLNDMCNAVNRLFQRLTYCNNRELLYDLYAYVWDMRGVVSLLNSYVKWLGFSNGWKETFMSGDQEPWVFRGGLTADLQRLIPVDSGNDLFVYKAPEVPNSKIYAIRPYLPSDEEAVYAVCNQINNCTTSSAVADRLIGGYLTLSSELCMVVEDENGIVGYAMAALNVKSYNQKMAVSWIPELRMKYSLDNSISELPQNVQDAIQYFHSFVPDVAEQLCRQHPSRLICAVLPSVTDQSICKRLITCILAALRANGSFGVHTTLSSTDKESHEFYGKLGFVDLNPAHEEYPGIKTMCRSF, via the exons ATGACCGAGACAAATGGGGCCGCGAATCTAAATACGAAGAATGGCAATTTCATTTGCGGTGTAGTGGAAG GTTTTTATGGTCGCCCATGGACTACCGAGCAACGAAAGGATCTCTTTCAAAA atTGAAAAAATGGGGAATGGATTCTTACCTGTACGCACCAAAAGACGATTACAAACATCGTGCTTATTGGAGAGATTTGTACACAGTTGAGGAAGCAGAGCATTTGACTGGTCTGATCACAGCTGCTAGAGAATATGGGATAACCTTTTATTACGCATTATCTCCAGGATTAGATATCACATATTCTAGTTCAAAGGAAGTCACTGCCTTGAAAAGAAAGCTAGAACAAGTCAGTCAGTTTGGTTGTACAGCATTTGCATTGTTATTTGATGATATAGAGCCAGAAATGAGTGAAGCTGACAAAGAAGTGTTTCAGTCGTTTGCACAAGCTCAA GTTTCTGTcacaaatgatatttttcaacatcttGGTCAGCCTCGTTTCCTTTTGTGCCCTACGCAATATTGCGCGACCCGTGCAATGCCAAATGTCGCATCTTCAGAATATCTCAACACTCTTGGAAGTAAATTAGCTCAGGAAATCGATATAATGTGGACTGGACCTAAAGTCATATCAAGACTTTTAACTATAGAATCTATCCAAGAAATCACAGAAGTGCTCAGGAGGCCACCTGTTATTTGGGATAATTTACATGCTAATGATTACGATCAGAAAAGAGTGTTTCTCGGACCATATTCTGGTCGTTCTCCTGATCTTATACCTAAACTTAGAGGAGTTTTAACTAATCCTAATTGCGAATACGGAGCAAACTTCATAGCAATTCATACATTGGCTCAGTGGAGCAGATGTAATGTGGATGGGAAGAGAGATCTAAGTTTAa aTGATACTGTATCGGcagatattaaattagaaactgAAACAGAGGATGGTGTTCTCGGTGAAGATGTTCCATCGACATTATCGCCAAATATGTATCATCCTCGACAGGCTCTGAAAAATGCAATAAGTGAATGGTTATTGGAATTCAACAAAAAGAAGGCAGCTTGGGGTGTAATAGTCAAACCGCAACCATGTGTCGCACCTACAATACCTATTCCAATAATACCCTCTGTCAACACCTGTATGAGTCTTACATCGACGACAACAACCACAGTTCCTGTCACAACTACGTCTGGGACAAATTCTAATCATCTTCAAGCATTGGCGGAAGTTTGCTCAAGTGTAACGTGTAGCGATAGCTTTGCACAACCTTCATCTGGACCTGTGATGAATTCTTTAGTATCAGACATAAAGGTAGTCAGCGAACCCATTTTGACTACATTATCCACTATGAGTGGTGATCCACCGTCGTCAACAGGATTATCTTCTATAGAACCTATGGATTGTAATACAACTCCAAGTAATTCGCCAGCGCATATTCCAAAAATTCCAGCAGAGGATGATGCTATGGTAGATAATACTTCT ACATGCAGTGAAGCTTCCGGAAGTATGCAAGTGGAAGTAGATGGTACCTCTCCCACGGTCAACGGTACACAAATGATAATAGAAAATGATAGCGAAAATCACGAAAGTTCCGATAATACAGATGTGATACCTCAAGAACCCGTGGATGTTGATAAGCAACTCACGCAGGAAGACTTATCACTCTTGTGcgatctattttatttaccaTTTGAACACGGCGGTCAAGGAATTCAATTGTTACAAGAATTTAATTGGTTGAAAAGTAATGCGTATGTTGTTATGAAAAAATCTAAAGACGAAGAACCATCGTCTGAATCAGAT ATTCAAGAATGGCATCTTCGTGCAGCTAAATTAAACGACATGTGTAATGCAGTAAATAGATTATTCCAAAGGCTCACATACTGTAATAATCGTGAGTTGTTGTACGATCTCTATGCGTACGTATGGGATATGAGGGGAGTTGTGTCTCTCTTAAATAGTTACGTAAAATGGCTGG GGTTTTCGAATGGTTGGAAAGAAACATTTATGAGTGGAGATCAAGAACCATGGGTTTTTCGCGGTGGACTTACAGCTGATTTACAA AGATTAATCCCAGTGGACAGTGGAAACGACTTATTCGTCTATAAAGCACCAGAAGTGCccaatagtaaaatatatgcaattcgGCCATATTTACCTAGCGATGAAGAAGCAGTCTATGCAGTTtgcaatcaaattaataactgTACGACTTCATCAGCTGTTGCAGACag aCTTATTGGAGGATATCTAACTTTGAGTTCAGAGTTATGTATGGTTGTTGAGGATGAAAATGGCATAGTGGGTTATGCAATGGCTGCTCTGAATGTAAAATCATACAATCAGAAAATGGCAGTTTCTTGGATCCCCGAATTGCGAATGAAGTATTCCTTAGATAATAGCATTAGTGAGTTGCCACAAAACGTTCAG GACGCCATACAATATTTCCATTCATTTGTTCCGGATGTAGCAGAACAACTGTGCAGACAACATCCGTCGAGACTTATATGTGCTGTGTTACCAAGTGTAACAGATCAGTCTATTTGTAAACGTTTAATAACCTGTATTCTTGCGGCTTTAAGGGCAAATG GTTCCTTTGGAGTACATACGACACTGTCGTCAACAGATAAAGAATCCCACGAATTTTATGGCAAACTTGGTTTCGTTGATTTGAATCCGGCACATGAGGAATATCCTGGAATTAAGACTATGTGTAGAAGTTTCTAA
- the Oga gene encoding protein O-GlcNAcase isoform X1, with product MTETNGAANLNTKNGNFICGVVEGFYGRPWTTEQRKDLFQKLKKWGMDSYLYAPKDDYKHRAYWRDLYTVEEAEHLTGLITAAREYGITFYYALSPGLDITYSSSKEVTALKRKLEQVSQFGCTAFALLFDDIEPEMSEADKEVFQSFAQAQVSVTNDIFQHLGQPRFLLCPTQYCATRAMPNVASSEYLNTLGSKLAQEIDIMWTGPKVISRLLTIESIQEITEVLRRPPVIWDNLHANDYDQKRVFLGPYSGRSPDLIPKLRGVLTNPNCEYGANFIAIHTLAQWSRCNVDGKRDLSLNDTVSADIKLETETEDGVLGEDVPSTLSPNMYHPRQALKNAISEWLLEFNKKKAAWGVIVKPQPCVAPTIPIPIIPSVNTCMSLTSTTTTTVPVTTTSGTNSNHLQALAEVCSSVTCSDSFAQPSSGPVMNSLVSDIKVVSEPILTTLSTMSGDPPSSTGLSSIEPMDCNTTPSNSPAHIPKIPAEDDAMVDNTSTCSEASGSMQVEVDGTSPTVNGTQMIIENDSENHESSDNTDVIPQEPVDVDKQLTQEDLSLLCDLFYLPFEHGGQGIQLLQEFNWLKSNAYVVMKKSKDEEPSSESDIQEWHLRAAKLNDMCNAVNRLFQRLTYCNNRELLYDLYAYVWDMRGVVSLLNSYVKWLAFGRFPSTMTTFTQGSYTWFSNGWKETFMSGDQEPWVFRGGLTADLQRLIPVDSGNDLFVYKAPEVPNSKIYAIRPYLPSDEEAVYAVCNQINNCTTSSAVADRLIGGYLTLSSELCMVVEDENGIVGYAMAALNVKSYNQKMAVSWIPELRMKYSLDNSISELPQNVQDAIQYFHSFVPDVAEQLCRQHPSRLICAVLPSVTDQSICKRLITCILAALRANGSFGVHTTLSSTDKESHEFYGKLGFVDLNPAHEEYPGIKTMCRSF from the exons ATGACCGAGACAAATGGGGCCGCGAATCTAAATACGAAGAATGGCAATTTCATTTGCGGTGTAGTGGAAG GTTTTTATGGTCGCCCATGGACTACCGAGCAACGAAAGGATCTCTTTCAAAA atTGAAAAAATGGGGAATGGATTCTTACCTGTACGCACCAAAAGACGATTACAAACATCGTGCTTATTGGAGAGATTTGTACACAGTTGAGGAAGCAGAGCATTTGACTGGTCTGATCACAGCTGCTAGAGAATATGGGATAACCTTTTATTACGCATTATCTCCAGGATTAGATATCACATATTCTAGTTCAAAGGAAGTCACTGCCTTGAAAAGAAAGCTAGAACAAGTCAGTCAGTTTGGTTGTACAGCATTTGCATTGTTATTTGATGATATAGAGCCAGAAATGAGTGAAGCTGACAAAGAAGTGTTTCAGTCGTTTGCACAAGCTCAA GTTTCTGTcacaaatgatatttttcaacatcttGGTCAGCCTCGTTTCCTTTTGTGCCCTACGCAATATTGCGCGACCCGTGCAATGCCAAATGTCGCATCTTCAGAATATCTCAACACTCTTGGAAGTAAATTAGCTCAGGAAATCGATATAATGTGGACTGGACCTAAAGTCATATCAAGACTTTTAACTATAGAATCTATCCAAGAAATCACAGAAGTGCTCAGGAGGCCACCTGTTATTTGGGATAATTTACATGCTAATGATTACGATCAGAAAAGAGTGTTTCTCGGACCATATTCTGGTCGTTCTCCTGATCTTATACCTAAACTTAGAGGAGTTTTAACTAATCCTAATTGCGAATACGGAGCAAACTTCATAGCAATTCATACATTGGCTCAGTGGAGCAGATGTAATGTGGATGGGAAGAGAGATCTAAGTTTAa aTGATACTGTATCGGcagatattaaattagaaactgAAACAGAGGATGGTGTTCTCGGTGAAGATGTTCCATCGACATTATCGCCAAATATGTATCATCCTCGACAGGCTCTGAAAAATGCAATAAGTGAATGGTTATTGGAATTCAACAAAAAGAAGGCAGCTTGGGGTGTAATAGTCAAACCGCAACCATGTGTCGCACCTACAATACCTATTCCAATAATACCCTCTGTCAACACCTGTATGAGTCTTACATCGACGACAACAACCACAGTTCCTGTCACAACTACGTCTGGGACAAATTCTAATCATCTTCAAGCATTGGCGGAAGTTTGCTCAAGTGTAACGTGTAGCGATAGCTTTGCACAACCTTCATCTGGACCTGTGATGAATTCTTTAGTATCAGACATAAAGGTAGTCAGCGAACCCATTTTGACTACATTATCCACTATGAGTGGTGATCCACCGTCGTCAACAGGATTATCTTCTATAGAACCTATGGATTGTAATACAACTCCAAGTAATTCGCCAGCGCATATTCCAAAAATTCCAGCAGAGGATGATGCTATGGTAGATAATACTTCT ACATGCAGTGAAGCTTCCGGAAGTATGCAAGTGGAAGTAGATGGTACCTCTCCCACGGTCAACGGTACACAAATGATAATAGAAAATGATAGCGAAAATCACGAAAGTTCCGATAATACAGATGTGATACCTCAAGAACCCGTGGATGTTGATAAGCAACTCACGCAGGAAGACTTATCACTCTTGTGcgatctattttatttaccaTTTGAACACGGCGGTCAAGGAATTCAATTGTTACAAGAATTTAATTGGTTGAAAAGTAATGCGTATGTTGTTATGAAAAAATCTAAAGACGAAGAACCATCGTCTGAATCAGAT ATTCAAGAATGGCATCTTCGTGCAGCTAAATTAAACGACATGTGTAATGCAGTAAATAGATTATTCCAAAGGCTCACATACTGTAATAATCGTGAGTTGTTGTACGATCTCTATGCGTACGTATGGGATATGAGGGGAGTTGTGTCTCTCTTAAATAGTTACGTAAAATGGCTGG CGTTTGGCAGATTCCCATCAACAATGACGACGTTTACCCAGGGCAGCTACACAT GGTTTTCGAATGGTTGGAAAGAAACATTTATGAGTGGAGATCAAGAACCATGGGTTTTTCGCGGTGGACTTACAGCTGATTTACAA AGATTAATCCCAGTGGACAGTGGAAACGACTTATTCGTCTATAAAGCACCAGAAGTGCccaatagtaaaatatatgcaattcgGCCATATTTACCTAGCGATGAAGAAGCAGTCTATGCAGTTtgcaatcaaattaataactgTACGACTTCATCAGCTGTTGCAGACag aCTTATTGGAGGATATCTAACTTTGAGTTCAGAGTTATGTATGGTTGTTGAGGATGAAAATGGCATAGTGGGTTATGCAATGGCTGCTCTGAATGTAAAATCATACAATCAGAAAATGGCAGTTTCTTGGATCCCCGAATTGCGAATGAAGTATTCCTTAGATAATAGCATTAGTGAGTTGCCACAAAACGTTCAG GACGCCATACAATATTTCCATTCATTTGTTCCGGATGTAGCAGAACAACTGTGCAGACAACATCCGTCGAGACTTATATGTGCTGTGTTACCAAGTGTAACAGATCAGTCTATTTGTAAACGTTTAATAACCTGTATTCTTGCGGCTTTAAGGGCAAATG GTTCCTTTGGAGTACATACGACACTGTCGTCAACAGATAAAGAATCCCACGAATTTTATGGCAAACTTGGTTTCGTTGATTTGAATCCGGCACATGAGGAATATCCTGGAATTAAGACTATGTGTAGAAGTTTCTAA